The following proteins are co-located in the Leptodactylus fuscus isolate aLepFus1 chromosome 8, aLepFus1.hap2, whole genome shotgun sequence genome:
- the CHST12 gene encoding carbohydrate sulfotransferase 12, translated as MRSLSKFLDNRRRMTKSRLFCLLVVLGSAFMVLLIIVYWDNVGTANFNHHTSFSKSLPTYLSAEHPSDISATEDNGLSDVDRFLDSFLNSATTKNVRPSTKGEILAQPGGVNSFEENVRGYDWSSKTKLEESVLDHELIQEERKFNLRSFCANSSFHFPTKDRDFDDIPNKELDHLIVDDRHGIIYCYVPKVACTNWKRVMIVLSESLLNKKGVPYQDPLEILREDVHNSSSHLTFNKFWRRYGKFSRHMMKIKLKKYTKFLFVRDPFVRLISAFRSKFELENEDFYKSFAIPILTRFSNWTNVPPSAGEAFSSGAKPSFSQFIQYLLDARTEEQKPFNEHWRQVYRLCHPCQIDYDFIGKLETLDEDAAQLLRQLNLDSLFQFPPSYRNRTASSWEEDWFSKIPLEWRQKLYKLYEPDFVLFGYPKPENILKV; from the coding sequence ATGAGGTCTCTGAGCAAATTTTTAGACAATCGGAGAAGAATGACCAAGTCACGTCTCTTCTGCTTGCTGGTGGTCCTCGGCTCGGCTTTTATGGTCCTTTTAATCATCGTTTATTGGGACAATGTTGGGACGGCAAATTTTAACCACCATACGTCCTTCTCCAAGTCTCTTCCAACGTATCTAAGTGCCGAGCATCCTTCTGATATCTCAGCCACGGAAGACAATGGTCTTTCAGACGTGGACAGGTTTTTAGATAGTTTTCTTAACTCTGCTACAACGAAAAACGTGAGGCCAAGCACAAAGGGGGAGATCTTGGCCCAACCAGGAGGTGTGAATAGCTTCGAAGAAAACGTAAGAGGTTACGACTGGTCCTCCAAGACCAAACTGGAGGAGAGCGTCTTAGATCATGAATTAATCCAGGAGGAAAGAAAGTTTAACTTACGCAGCTTCTGTGCTAATTCCAGTTTTCATTTTCCTACCAAGGACCGGGATTTCGATGACATTCCAAACAAAGAGCTGGATCACCTCATCGTAGACGATCGCCACGGCATTATTTATTGCTACGTGCCGAAAGTGGCCTGCACCAACTGGAAACGGGTCATGATCGTGTTGAGCGAGAGTCTTTTAAACAAGAAAGGAGTCCCGTATCAAGATCCCCTGGAGATCCTCCGCGAGGACGTCCACAACTCTAGTAGTCATCTCACGTTTAACAAGTTCTGGAGAAGATACGGAAAGTTCTCCCGACACATGATGAAGATTAAGTTAAAAAAGTACACCAAATTTTTATTCGTCCGCGATCCCTTCGTGCGTCTTATCTCTGCTTTCCGCAGCAAGTTTGAGCTAGAAAACGAAGACTTCTACAAGAGCTTCGCGATACCCATCTTAACCCGATTCTCCAACTGGACCAACGTCCCCCCGTCGGCGGGAGAAGCGTTCTCTTCTGGGGCAAAACCATCCTTTTCTCAGTTCATCCAGTACCTTTTAGACGCCCGGACTGAAGAACAGAAGCCTTTTAATGAGCATTGGCGTCAAGTGTATCGTCTCTGCCACCCGTGTCAGATCGATTATGACTTTATCGGGAAGTTGGAGACCCTCGACGAAGACGCCGCTCAGCTCCTAAGACAATTGAACCTCGATTCCCTCTTCCAGTTTCCTCCCAGTTACAGGAACAGGACTGCCAGTAGTTGGGAGGAAGACTGGTTTTCCAAGATCCCTCTAGAATGGAGGCAAAAACTCTACAAATTATACGAGCCCGATTTTGTTCTTTTTGGATACCCCAAACCCGAAAACAtattaaaagtttaa